One Paraburkholderia phymatum STM815 genomic window, ACGCCTTGCTCAACGCGATGGACTCGGCGGATGTGGTCGGAATGTCGGCGATCGTGCGCGGCGCGGGCGTCGCGTGTGGCTGGAAGGACCAGATCAGCGCCGGTAGACCGCCCTCTTCGCGCAAGCGGATCGTTGCCACCGCGTTCGTGATAGTCGCGAGAATCTTCGCGCGGTTTCGGATGATGCGTTCGTCGGCCATCAGGCGTTCGACGTCCTTGTCGTCGAACGCCGCGACCGCGTCCGGGTCGAAGCCGGCGAACGCCTCGCGAAACGCATCGCGCTTGCGCAGAATGGTCGCCCATGAGAGTCCCGACTGAAACGCCTCCAGGCTCAGACGTTCGAACAGGCCATGCTCGTCGCGCACGGGCATGCCCCATTCGGTGTCGTAGTAATGCTTGAGCAGCGGATCGACGGCGGCCCACGGCGGACGGGCGAGACCGTCGGCGCCGACGATTGCATCGAGTGGTTGCGGCTTCTTTGGACGCGCTGCTTTGTTCGCTGCGGCACGTGCTTTCTTCGCGGGGGGCTTCGTGGCGAAAGGCGTTTTCTTCATCGTCGGTGCCGCGCGGGCGTTGGATCGGCGGCCTGGTTTTCAGCGCGCTATTGTCGTCTCCCTCGCCCGTCGGTCGCAAGCGTGAGCGAATGATTCCGTTCACGCATCAACCGATGCCCGTGCGTGATCAATCCCGGCCGGAACCGGCAGCGCGAGCTGGCGTGCGGTCTGCAAGCAGCCGGACATTTGCGTATGCTTGTGCGTATCCACATTGCCCATATATGCGAGCGACGCCCGTTAGCGGGCCGTTGGGCTTGCGCGGCGGGCGTCAGCGTTCGCCGCCCTTATCAAGGAGAGGTTCACACATGTCCGCGTATGAAAAAACACCGGAAGCATTGGCCCGGCTCACCGCCGAGCAGCGTCGAGTCACACAGGAAAGCGGGACGGAACGCCCGTTTTACAACGAGTTCTGGGACAGCAAGGAAGCAGGTCTGTACGTCGACGTCGTATCCGGCGAGCCGCTTTTTACGTCGCTGGACAAGTTCGATAGCGGCTGCGGCTGGCCGAGCTTCACGAAGCCGCTGGAAGACGAGCATGTCGTGGAGTTGCGCGACACGACCCACGGCATGATCCGCACCGAAGTTCGCTCGAAGCACGGCGACAGTCATCTGGGCCATGTGTTTCCGGACGGTCCGCGCGAAACGGGCGGGCTGCGTTATTGCATCAATTCGGCATCGCTGCGCTTCATTCCCGTTTCGCAGCTCGAAGCCGAAGGCTACGGGCAATATCGCAGTCTCTTCGAGGTCGCGAACAAGTAAGCCGATGCGGCGTGCGTTTGCGGTTTTCGGCGTCGCATGCCGTTTCGTTCCACGCGACCGAACGCGCTAGCCTGCCACAGGCAGCGCTTCGATCGCGTCGCCGATTCTGATCGCACCGCCTGTCACGACGCGTGCCGTAATGCCGCCGAAACCACGTACTGCGTTGTAGCCGCCCATACCCAGCACATCCTCCATGCGCGAACACGGATGACATTCCCCCGTCGTCTGCAACACGGCCTCGCCGATCCGGAAGTGCCGGCCTTTCAGCGCCACCAGGTTGATGCCTTCCGTCACGATGTTGCGCCGCAGTTCGAGCGCGGCGACATCGCTGCGCCCCAGATGACTCGCGATACTTCGCAGGCTTTCGGCCTGAATCAGCGTCACCTGACGTGCGCCGGCGCGGCTGGCGTAGTGATCACCGACAAGCCCTGCGTGGGCGTCGATCACGGCCGTCTCGACTACGGACATCGCGTCTTTTCGCCGCGGCCGCAGGCCGATCCAGAGGATCCTGCCCGGATGAACGGGACCATTGAGCAGGCGCGCGAGCGGCGATGACGGGTTGAGCGGCATGAGGTGTTTCGCGTGTTCGAGGTCGATGTGGGTCAGCGGCAGCGGATGCCGGACTGTGGCACCGCTGCGACCGTCTTTATACTATCGCCCATCTGACAACAGGAACCGGAAATGAAACGAGCAGTAGCCGCAGCGGTGCTTGCCGCCTGCCTCGCGCAGCCGTCGACGCAAGCGCTCGCGCAGACGGTCGCCGACCAGTGTTTCGCGATCGGCGATATCGCGGGCCAGGTGGCGTCCTGGCGTCGTCATAAGAAAACCAAAGATCAGGCGCTGACACAGGCCCAGAAATATTACAAGAACGAGTCGGATCGTCAGGCGGTCACAGCGATGATCGAGCGCATCTACAGCAGCCCCGAAGCGATGACGCCCGACCAGGCGAGCATGCTCTTCACGCAGGAATGCGCAAAGCACAACAAGCCCGCCACCGCGCAATAAAGCCTCCTAACCCAATGGCTTGCGTGCCGCGTATTCGCACTAGCCGACGTGCAGCCGCACGAGCGCAAAAAGCTGCGAACTGACGTAAAGCAGCAGGCCGATGCATCCGCCGACGAGCGTTCCGTTGATGCGGATGTACTGCAAATCCTTGCCGATGTTCAGTTCAATCTGTTGCGACATGTCGCGCGAATCCCAGTTCTTGACCGTGTCGCTGATGTGGCGCGTCAGATAGCCGGCAAAATCCGGCGCCATCGCGCGCGCCGCCTCTTCCATATGATCGTTGAGCGAGCGGCGCAGCGATGGGTCCTGCGCCAGCTCGCGCCCGATCCATTGCCCCATTGCACCGATCTTCGAATGCAGCACGGAATCGTCGCATGCGAGGTCGCGCCGCAACCAGTCGCGCAACTGTGCCCACAGATCCCTCACGTAGAGCGCGAGATTCTCGCTCTCCTTCACATATCGTTTGATCTCTTCGCCCTTCTCAAGAAAAGCGGGATCTGACTTCAACTTGACGACGAGCCGCGCGGCCGCTTCGTCGAACTTCTGTCGCAGTTTGTGGCTGCGGTCTTCGCTCACGCGCAGCAGCATGTTGTTCACCGTATCCGCAACGACGTTTGCACCGCTTTCGCCGAGCCATTCGGAAGGCATGATTTTTTCGAGCGTCGGATATTGCCGCTTGAACCAGTCGACTATCTGCTCGGCGATGAACGTACGGACGCCCGGTTCACGCAACAGCGCCATCAGATGTTCGATGCCTTCGTCAAGCAGTTCCTGATGACGGCCATCGCGCGTCAGCGTGTCGAGGATTGCGCCCGTCGCTTTCGACAGGTCGATCTTGTCGAGCATCGCATCCAGCGCGTCCTTGATGAAGCTCTGGATACGCGCGTCATCGAGCAAGTCGAGAATGCCGCCCGTCAGCTTGAGCACGTAGTCGCCGAGGCGCCGCGTATTCGCATCGACGCACAGCCAATTCGCGATGCTTTGCGCCGGGTTGTGCTTGCGGATCAAACCGACGATCGATGATTCGTCGAGAAACTTCTCGCGCACGAAGATCGCGAGGTTGTCGGCGATCTTGTCCTTGTTCTGCGGGATGATCGCTGTGTGAGCGGCGACACCGGGAATCGGTACGCGCCGGAACAGCGCGACGACGGCGAACCAGTCGGCGAGCGCGCCGACCATCGCCGCTTCCGCGACGGCCTTGATACCGTCGATCCACACGCTTCGCTGCATGAAGGCTGTCGCGATGAAGATGACCGTGGCGATCAGAAGCAGGAGCGTCGCGCGATGCTTGGCGCGTTTGAGTTCGGCTTCCTTGTTCATCGTGGGTACGTGTCGGGTCGATTGGGTGTCCGCGATGCAGGGCGTGTTCCCGCGAGTCCAGTATCGGATGTGCGGCTACGTTCGCCCGCGCGCATTCTGATGAGAACCGGATTCTTGTGTCGGCGCGACCCACGTGAAGATGCCGACGCGCCTGGCTTGCTGTTTTAAGGCAGTGGACGCGCTGTTTGGATTTGGCGCCGAGGATTTGTAACGAATACAACGAATCACGTAGCGCAAAATACGTTTGCGTCGTTTTGCAAGAGAAAATCAACGATCTCGACGTATGCCGCGAAATATCTCACTCGATGCGCCGGAATGCGTGAAACATTCGGCGGCGGGACGGCTAACTCATTGCATTATAAAGGTTTCTTCATCCGTGTGGTTTTCTTAAGGTTGTTTCACGGATTGGCCTGCAAGTCGTTGGCGCTAAATGGTTTTTGGCGATTTAACGAATCGGAGTCGATTTGGCGTTGGTTCGCGGGCTCGGGACGCACCGAGTGAGAGTGCCGACGGACTAGCGTCCGAAGTCGGGGTGAAAGTCTTTTTGGCCCGAGTGGGCGCGTTTGCTTCAAAACTCTTATGGTCGCGTAAACCGCACGATTTGATTCGTACAGCTTAGTTATTTCGAGATAGCTAGGGGTCGAGTGGCGTCGCTGGCGGATTCTGGCCGTCCGATCGGCAATGGTACGCCGTCAGCGTTACATCAACTCCCAATACTGCTGAACCTAAGTTCGCAGCGGTGACGTGTTTGCTCCTGTTCTCGATCCTTCGAAGGATGGGCTCGGCTTTCGCTCGCATCGTCAATAGTCGTCCGCCGCATTGCGCCCCAACAGGATGACGTCGGAATTCGAGCTGACAAGCCTAGATGTTTCCAGCGTTGTGCACGTCATGTCGGCGGCCCGCCCCCGCAGGAGAGGTCGCGTTTTGAGGCGAAGCATCCCTACGAGCATTTCCATGCGGTCTCTTGCCAATCAGATGCATGCCGCGGCTTGGTCGCCGCGATCAGTCCGACCGCCAAATCGAAGTTCTCCGGCTCCTAGTTTTGGCTGGATAATCAATCCGGCTTTCATCGGCGCGCCTTTGAGCGCGGTTTTGCGGCACGGCTTTCCCAGTGCGCTAAACGCATGCAAGCGAGCGGAGCCTCGCGCTCTATGTCGATCAGGTCTGGGGCGGAACGACTAAGCGCGGTTGCACCTGCGGGGCTCATCGGATGGCTGCACGGACTCGCATCGCTCAATAGTCACCAGACGGGGCGCGTCTTTATACTCAAATGCCCACGCCGGACCGGAGTGGGCGTGCTGGTCTTTTACGGTTCTGTAGTCATGGTCAACGCGGCAACGGGCGCCGTTCCTCATACGGTAGTCGTGCTGCAACAGACCAGCGCTTCGAAGTCGGATCATGCCTGGCCCTCGTGTGCACTGTGCTCTGCCCGAGGGGCATGGCCGCGACGGGTCGACATCGATCGAACCGATGCTTTTTGCGCTTTTGATCGCCTCGAGTTTGACGCGTCTATCTCGTCCGGAAACTGCGATTTCCTTGGCGCATGAATCCGTCCTCCTCTCCTCGTTATGTCGTGTCGGCAGGAGCGAGAGGGTGTCGTGGATACGGAGGATGGTCTCGATCGGCCCACCTTTGTTATTTTCCCGTCGTCGCACGGTTGGCCCTTGGATTTGCCGTTTGCCCTCAGCACCGTCTGATTCACAAACATGCGACTTGGCAACACGCGAGGGCGTCGCCTTGGCAAGCGTTACGGGTCCTAGTGGGGGTCAGCGACCGACTCACTGTGATGCTGCGCGGCTGGCTCAAGACCACGCGCACATGGGGCGTGCAAGTCGTCGCGACCCATGCGTTGGCCCGTCTCAAGAGACGGACGGGCTATTTACGGTAAATAACCGAAGTGGAACGGATTAGTATTCCGTGGGTGGGGATTTAGGTTATTTACCGTAAATAGGTCGCGGGCCGCGAGACCGATCGAGCAAACATAACCTCGCGCCGGGGTCGGCTTCATGGCCGCGTGCCTTATCGGCGACACGAAGGTTACATGCCATATGCCTTGTTCGGGCGGACGAATTCCGGTTATTTACCGTAAATAACCTCTAGGCGACGCCTATCCGAGCATACGTCGCATACCGCTCCCGCCCACCGACAACCTTGAGAACGGCGTCCCAGCCGCACGAGTCCCGACTTCGGAAGAAGAAACAGCGGAACCGCCGACCCGCCAACTCAGCCGAAACAAGAGGCTTACCGCAGTGCCACGAGAAAATGCCGGTCGGACACGACCGCAGAGAACAAAGACGGGAACTAGACGTCGACGAACGCAACGTCGGAGGCAACCAACAACCTTGCTGCAAAAAAGAAACTCTTCGCGGTGCCCATCGCGCGGCGACGGGCACCTTAACGATCTCAATCGGGCGACGACTGAACGTCCTCGAGGAATCCAGTAATCAACTGCCGCAACTCCTCGACACGATCCTGCGGCACACCGTTAGCCCGCAAACGGATGACTAAAAGGTCGCCCTTCCGCTCAATCCCCACTTCCTCTTCCTTCCGAGCAGGAGCAGCAGCCCGGCCCGCACCCAACAGCGCAGCCAACACCTCCGGCGCGGTCCGCGCCGGATCTTCCGCGAGTTCGACCGCGCGCTGCACGATCTCATCCCCCGCCTTCTTCAACGCCACCGACAACTTCCGTGCCGCCTGAAACTGGATATCGTGCGGAGAAGGAAAGGCCCCAACGACCTCAGGCGGCAGCTCAGCCACCAGCAGCGCGCTGGAAATATTCCCCTGCGACAACCCACAGGCCTTCGCCATCGCGTTCTGAGACGGCCACAGTTGATCGTCGAGCGCGCGCTTGTACCACACGCCCTGTTCCCACGGACTCAGGTTTTTCCGTGCCCGGTTCTCCTGGTCCATCTGGACGAACTGACCTTGTTCCGTAATCTCGCGATCGACGATCGCATTCACAGGCAGATCGAGTTCCAGACACGCACGATGCCGGCGATGCCCAAACACAATCTCGTAGCCGTCCCCATCGTTGGACGGCCGGACCTTGATCGGTTGCGTATTCCCACCCGCTTCCGCGATCAACGACTTCAGCTCCGCAAAACTCTCGTCGCCGAAGTCCTGCCGGTTCGCCCACTTCGACGCCTGGATCGTCTTCGGATCCAGCGCGCGGATGGGAACCGCGCCGTCGTACTCCTTGAGTTGCGCTTCGAGCTGCGAAACACGATCGGAGCTTTCGCGCATTGCGCTGCGAAACGCCAGCATCTGGCCGGGCGCCGTCCGCGGAGACGCCGTCCGCCCCGCGTCCTGCGCCGGAGCCGGCACCATCAGATCCCCCGTCTTCTTTGCAAGCCTGTCTTTGATCGACATTTATCGCTCTCCTTATTCCGACTTCGCCCAGAAGGCCACAATGGATTGCTCAACGATTTCCGTCACCCGGTCGTATGCCTCGCGCGCGCGGCGGTACGTTTTCGCATTGCCGTCGTAGCGCGAAATGTCATACACAGTGCCGAACTCAGCCGAACTCGCCGCCGTCACCGCCGTCTTCGGAATCTCCACCGGGAGCACTTTTTCAGCGTAAGTCGCGGAAATCCATTCACGAACCACACCGGCGGCGGCGTCCGCGGGATCGACGCGCGAAAGCAGCACATGGATGAATTCGAACGATTTATCGGTGTTTGTTTCCGCCGTCAGATTTGAAGCGAGGTCGCTAAAGAGCGTCCAGAACTGCGCCGAACTGGCGAAGTCCAGCGCGTTGGGCGGCGTAGGAACGATCAGGCCATCCGCTGCCATGAATGCGTTGACCGTGCCGTAGCTCAGCGCAGGCGGCGTGTCGATGATGATCACGTCGTAATTGCGGCGCGCCTGCTCGAGACTCGTGTTCAAGACGTTCCAAAATTCGAAGTCCGGCTCCTTCATCTGACGGCTAGGCAAGATGAATTCCACGTTGAACAGCGATGACGACGCGGGCACCAGATCGATGCCGTCCCAGTATGTTTCGCGAATCGCGTACTCGATACTCGATTGATCGCCCGTCGCCAACGCCGTAATCGTCGAATCTTCTTCCACTTCTGTATCAGGAAGAATCCCGAATAGCGTGGTCAAGGAACCTTGCGGATCCGTGTCGATCACGAGCACGCGATGTCCCCGCAAACTCAAGCCCTGCGCCAGCGTCATCGCGGTGGTGGTCTTGCTCACGCCACCTTTGAAGTTCCCGATCGCGACCGTCATCGCCGGCGCGCTTTCCGGCCTTAGCGCATTACCGCGATAAGCGCGAACCCACTCGCGCGCTTCCGGCAACGAAAATTCACGGCGCGAACCCGTCGCGTTGACGGTGCCGGGCGGCAGGTCGCCCTTCGAAGTGCGGTAGGTGATTTGGCTTTTGTCGACTTCACACAATGCAGCGAGCTGCGAAGCGTTGAAAACAGGCGGGTTTTTACGAGCGTTCGGCGCAAGCATGCGACCCCGTACTTGCGAGACGATGTCAGTCGCGCGAGCGGCCTGATCGACGATGTCTTGAATAGTGATGTTCATAGCTGATCCGCGGAAGACGATGCAGTCAGCTTATATCAGATGGCTCGACAGAAAGCCATCTATTCAACGGAAATTCGGAATATCCGTCAATTCCGTTGCAACGCGATGTCCTGGTGATTTTGCGATAACCACGCATCGAACTTGTGTACGTCGAATTCGGGGCGGACGCGGTTTCGCAGCCAGGATGCGAAGTTCACGCGGCCCACTGAGCCCGAAAACAGGCCCGGACTCTCCGGACGAAACTCGCGTGCGTACTTCGCGCCGTCGCCTTCGACGAACTGGCGCGCAAAGGCTCGCTTCTCGTCCTGCGTGAGCGCCTTGACTGCCGCGGCGCATTGAAGACGGTCGAAGTCGATGCGCAACTCCTGCAAACGGGCATCGAGCGTCCGCGAACGCACAGCCGCTGCCTGTTTCTGAGCCTTTTCGCGCTTTTCTTTCTCGTACTCGGGCTCGGACACGTCTGCCTTGTTCTCGATGAGTGTGCGGATGAAACCAGCCGTCGAGCGCTTGATCTGCCCTTTCTTGTCTTTCTCTTCGGCAAGCTGCACCACCAGCCGTGCTCGTTCCTCGTCCTCGATCACGAAACTCAGCGCCAGTTTGTCCCCGATGCCATGCGCGCGCAGCTTCCGGTAAATCTCGCTGTCGCGAACGTGCGCGAATTCGTCTTCCGTCTCCGGCGTCAAAAGTGACTGCTGCGCGCCCTGGCGGATCAAGAATTTCACGCCCGTCACCGAGCGGCCCATACGCTGGTATTCGACCTCTACGTTGATATCCGAGACATCGTTGATCTCCTTGACGGCCTTCTGAATCACTTTACTGTTCAGCCGGCGAAAGTCGTCGTAATACTCCTGGGTTGCACCGAGAAGCTTCCGCAGGACCGGAAGCTCGATCCAGCCGGTCGAGCCAACCTTCTGAAAACGCAGGCAATTTTCGTAGAGCGTCAACGCGTGCGACTTCGAAAATTTACGCTGCACGCCGAGGTTGACGGTCGCATAGATGGACGGATCATAAAGCTTTTCGGCCAGCGCCTCGTCGTAGCGGTACGAGCACACGCCGGTCCGAATTTCGGCGAACGACAGGATCGGCATTACGCTCCACCGCTCGCGACCGTCATCCATGACATTGAATTCGACCGCGGTCGTGGCCAGCTGTCTGAGCGCTTCGCGAAGTTTTTCGGTGTTTTCGCTCTCGGTCCAGCCGAGCACGAGCATGAGCGTACGGACCGGCAGGCGGTGCGTTCTCGTGGTCAGAAGATTATCGTACGAATGCAGCAGCAGCACATTGGACAGCTTTCGCTCGAGCAGCGAAAGCTCGCCGCTTGTATGGATGGCGGCCACATGCTTTTTGACGCTTTCGGTACGAACCTCTTTCGGCAAGGTTCTAGGCATGCCCGGAATTGTGCTCTAAATGACCCCAGGTTGCAATCGTCGACTGGGACATGAGGGATACGTTGCGCGACAAACGTCCCGCTCGCCTTCGCTCAACGCATCGCGTTAATACGGTCATGGGTAGATTCACCGCAGACGGGGACAATCCCACCGCATCTGGGGGCGTGAAACGCCCCAGACGGGGACGTTTGGTCATGAAAGACACCCCGCTCGGGGTCGATTGCCACCCGGAATGGGGACGTTTACGTCCGGCGAGCCTTATCAGATAAGGGACTCCGTGGTGTAAACGGTGTAAACGTTGTTTACCAAACGGTATACAAACCTCAATACACCCCAAACGGGGACACGAACACAGAGTTGCTTGCTGCTTTTATCGAAGAAATAAATGCTCCCCCGTTCTTCGAAATCGAACTGCGAACCTCAGCCAGCTCGAAACCTGATGCACAACCGTACGTAACTCTATGAACATAAATCGTTAAATCGCGATCGCCCCTGAACATCGTTTCGGCTAAAACGCTATTTATCGTAAATAACCGGCTGACATTCATAGGACCTCCGACGGTAAACACCCTGACTGGGGACAATGAGATTCATAAAACATTGGCTTCGCGCTTTACACCCCAAGTGGGGACAATCGACTGAAGCTCACCCCTGATAGGCCATTTTCGAGCGCCACGTCCGCCGTGCAACACCCAAAAACCGGAGCAACA contains:
- a CDS encoding DNA-3-methyladenine glycosylase I — encoded protein: MKKTPFATKPPAKKARAAANKAARPKKPQPLDAIVGADGLARPPWAAVDPLLKHYYDTEWGMPVRDEHGLFERLSLEAFQSGLSWATILRKRDAFREAFAGFDPDAVAAFDDKDVERLMADERIIRNRAKILATITNAVATIRLREEGGLPALIWSFQPHATPAPRTIADIPTTSAESIALSKALRKRGFVFVGPTTMHALMEATGIVDTHLVDSHRRGSSGVWPRE
- the msrB gene encoding peptide-methionine (R)-S-oxide reductase MsrB, with product MSAYEKTPEALARLTAEQRRVTQESGTERPFYNEFWDSKEAGLYVDVVSGEPLFTSLDKFDSGCGWPSFTKPLEDEHVVELRDTTHGMIRTEVRSKHGDSHLGHVFPDGPRETGGLRYCINSASLRFIPVSQLEAEGYGQYRSLFEVANK
- a CDS encoding MOSC domain-containing protein — encoded protein: MPLNPSSPLARLLNGPVHPGRILWIGLRPRRKDAMSVVETAVIDAHAGLVGDHYASRAGARQVTLIQAESLRSIASHLGRSDVAALELRRNIVTEGINLVALKGRHFRIGEAVLQTTGECHPCSRMEDVLGMGGYNAVRGFGGITARVVTGGAIRIGDAIEALPVAG
- a CDS encoding DUF445 domain-containing protein; amino-acid sequence: MNKEAELKRAKHRATLLLLIATVIFIATAFMQRSVWIDGIKAVAEAAMVGALADWFAVVALFRRVPIPGVAAHTAIIPQNKDKIADNLAIFVREKFLDESSIVGLIRKHNPAQSIANWLCVDANTRRLGDYVLKLTGGILDLLDDARIQSFIKDALDAMLDKIDLSKATGAILDTLTRDGRHQELLDEGIEHLMALLREPGVRTFIAEQIVDWFKRQYPTLEKIMPSEWLGESGANVVADTVNNMLLRVSEDRSHKLRQKFDEAAARLVVKLKSDPAFLEKGEEIKRYVKESENLALYVRDLWAQLRDWLRRDLACDDSVLHSKIGAMGQWIGRELAQDPSLRRSLNDHMEEAARAMAPDFAGYLTRHISDTVKNWDSRDMSQQIELNIGKDLQYIRINGTLVGGCIGLLLYVSSQLFALVRLHVG
- a CDS encoding ParB/RepB/Spo0J family partition protein — translated: MSIKDRLAKKTGDLMVPAPAQDAGRTASPRTAPGQMLAFRSAMRESSDRVSQLEAQLKEYDGAVPIRALDPKTIQASKWANRQDFGDESFAELKSLIAEAGGNTQPIKVRPSNDGDGYEIVFGHRRHRACLELDLPVNAIVDREITEQGQFVQMDQENRARKNLSPWEQGVWYKRALDDQLWPSQNAMAKACGLSQGNISSALLVAELPPEVVGAFPSPHDIQFQAARKLSVALKKAGDEIVQRAVELAEDPARTAPEVLAALLGAGRAAAPARKEEEVGIERKGDLLVIRLRANGVPQDRVEELRQLITGFLEDVQSSPD
- a CDS encoding ParA family protein, which produces MNITIQDIVDQAARATDIVSQVRGRMLAPNARKNPPVFNASQLAALCEVDKSQITYRTSKGDLPPGTVNATGSRREFSLPEAREWVRAYRGNALRPESAPAMTVAIGNFKGGVSKTTTAMTLAQGLSLRGHRVLVIDTDPQGSLTTLFGILPDTEVEEDSTITALATGDQSSIEYAIRETYWDGIDLVPASSSLFNVEFILPSRQMKEPDFEFWNVLNTSLEQARRNYDVIIIDTPPALSYGTVNAFMAADGLIVPTPPNALDFASSAQFWTLFSDLASNLTAETNTDKSFEFIHVLLSRVDPADAAAGVVREWISATYAEKVLPVEIPKTAVTAASSAEFGTVYDISRYDGNAKTYRRAREAYDRVTEIVEQSIVAFWAKSE
- a CDS encoding replication initiation protein, with the translated sequence MPKEVRTESVKKHVAAIHTSGELSLLERKLSNVLLLHSYDNLLTTRTHRLPVRTLMLVLGWTESENTEKLREALRQLATTAVEFNVMDDGRERWSVMPILSFAEIRTGVCSYRYDEALAEKLYDPSIYATVNLGVQRKFSKSHALTLYENCLRFQKVGSTGWIELPVLRKLLGATQEYYDDFRRLNSKVIQKAVKEINDVSDINVEVEYQRMGRSVTGVKFLIRQGAQQSLLTPETEDEFAHVRDSEIYRKLRAHGIGDKLALSFVIEDEERARLVVQLAEEKDKKGQIKRSTAGFIRTLIENKADVSEPEYEKEKREKAQKQAAAVRSRTLDARLQELRIDFDRLQCAAAVKALTQDEKRAFARQFVEGDGAKYAREFRPESPGLFSGSVGRVNFASWLRNRVRPEFDVHKFDAWLSQNHQDIALQRN